The sequence CGTTGCCCACTTGCTTCATGCGTTTTTTACCGGCCTTTTGCTTCTCAAGCAGCTTGCGCTTACGGCTGACGTCGCCACCGTAGCATTTGGCCAGTACGTTCTTTCTGAGTGCCTTGACGGAGGTCCGTGCAATGATCTGCCCGCCAATGGCGGCCTGGATCGCGACGTCGAACATCTGGCGCGGAATCAGTTCCTTCATCTTCTCGGTCAACTGGCGACCTTTGTAGTGCGCGTTATCCTTGTGCACGATCAGCGCCAGGGCGTCGACCTTGTCACCGTTGATCAGCACATCCAGTTTCACCAGATTAGCTGACTGATAACGATCAAAATGGTAATCCAGCGAAGCATAGCCGCGACTGGTGGATTTGAGACGGTCGAAGAAGTCCAGGACCACTTCGTTCATCGGCAAATCGTAGGTCACTTGTACCTGGGTACCGAGGAACAGCATGTCGTGCTGCACGCCACGCTTTTCGATACACAGGGTAATGACGTTGCCCAGGTGCTCTTGCGGCACAAGAATATTGGCCCGCACGATCGGCTCGCGCATGTCTTCGATGGACGACAGGTCCGGGAGCTTGGACGGGTTGTCGACGTAAATCGTTTCACCGGTTTTCAGCAACAGCTCAAAAATAACCGTTGGTGCGGTGGTGATCAGGTCCAGGTCGTATTCGCGCTCGAGGCGCTCCTGGATGATCTCCATGTGCAGCATGCCGAGGAAGCCGCAACGGAAGCCGAAGCCCAGGGCGTCGGAGCTTTCCGGGGTGTACTGCAACGATGAGTCGTTGAGCGTCAGCTTTTGCAGGGCTTCGCGGAAATCTTCGAAGTCGTCGGAACTGACCGGGAACAGGCCGGCGTAAACCTGCGGCTGGATGCGTTTAAAGCCCGGCAGCACGTCGACGTCAGGGGTGGAACTCAAGGTCAGGGTGTCACCGACCGGTGCACCGTGGATGTCCTTGATACCAGCGATGATGAAGCCTACTTCGCCGGCTTTCAGATCAACGGTCGCAGTATGCTTGGGGTTGAATACACCGACGCTGTCCACCAGGTGGATCTTGCCGGTGGACTTGACCAGGATCTTGTCGCCCTTCTTTACACGGCCGTGGCGCACGCGTACCAGGGAAACAACGCCCAGGTAGTTGTCGAACCAGGAGTCGATGATCAACGCTTGCAGCGGATCTTCGTAGTTGCCGGTGGGGGCGGGAATGGTTTTTACCAAGCGCTCAAGCACTTCGTCGACACCCAGGCCGGTCTTGGCGCTGCACTCGACGGCGTCGGTGGCGTCAATGCCGATGATTTTTTCGATTTCTTCTTTCACGCGGTCCGGATCGGCCTGTGGCAGGTCGATCTTGTTCAGCACCGGCATGACTTCCAGGCCTTGCTCGATGGCGGTGTAGCAGTTGGCCACGGACTGGGCTTCAACGCCCTGCCCCGCGTCCACTACCAGCAACGCACCTTCACAGGCCGCCAGCGACCGGCTGACTTCGTAGGTGAAGTCAACGTGGCCGGGGGTGTCAATGAAGTTCAACTGGTACTTGATGCCATCGCGGGCGGTGTAATACAGAGTAACGCTGTGGGCCTTGATGGTGATCCCGCGCTCGCGCTCGAGGTCCATGGAGTCCAGCACCTGGGCTTCCATTTCACGCTCGGCAAGGCCGCCGCACATCTGGATGAATCGATCGGCCAGCGTCGACTTGCCATGGTCAATGTGGGCGATGATGGAGAAATTGCGGATATGACTCAAATCACTCACGGATCAACACTCAAAAAGGCTGCAGGCAGACTGCCCGCTGAAAAATAGCCGGGAATTGTACCTGATGCTCAGGCCAGACGTCATCTTTGGCGACCAAGAACAAAAATGCCCCGATCTGTCGAACGGGGCATTTTTTATTCATAAGCAGGTAATCAACCGGCTCGGCGCAACAACCAGAACCCGGCCACCGCACAAATGAGCGTGGGTACCAGCACTGCAAACAGCGGCGAGAAGCCGAATACCAGGCTGGAAGGGCCCAACAAGTCCTGCGCGATACGGAAGGTGAAGCCCACCAGCACGCCGGTAAACACCCGCTGCCCCAACGTCACGGAGCGCAGCGGGCCGAAGATGAAGGAAATGGCCATCAGCACCAGCGCAGCGGTTACCACCGGCTGCAATACCTTGACCCAGAACGCCAGCCAGTAACGGCCATTGTTCAGGCCCTGGTCGCTCAAGTAGTGGATGTAACTCCACAAACCGGCAATAGACAGGGTTTCTGGGACCATCACCACGGTATTGAGCAAATCCGGGCTCAAGGCAATGTCCCAGGTTTCTTGCGGGGTGTTGACCACCTCGGTAGTCGATGCCGGACCGGTGCCGATACCACGGAAGAAGGTGGTGGTCACATCACTCAACAGCCACTTCTCGTCGCCATACTGCGCACGCTTGGCAAAACTTGCCGACAGCATGTGCCGCTCCTTGTCGAAGTGATAACGGGTCACCCCCAGCAGCAAGCCGCCCGGTTGCACGGCGTTGATGTGGATAAACTCGTCACCCTGGCGGTGCCACAGGCCGTGCTTGGCGCTTTGTGCGTCGCCCGACCCCTGGGCCAGGGCTCGATTGGCCTGGGCCTGGCTTTCAGTCGGTGGCACCACGTATTCGCCAATCAACACGCCGACCACCATCAGCACCAGCATGGGCTTCATGACCGCCCAGACAATACGGCCGATGGACACACCGGCGGCGCGCATGATCGTCAGTTCACTGTTGCTGGCCAGGCTGCCCAGGCCGATCAGGCAGCCGATCAGCGCCGCCATCGGCAACATCTCGTAGAGACGACGCGGCGCGGTGAGCATCACGTAGCTCAGAACGTCGGTTACGGTGTAGCTGTCGGTGACGTTACCCACCTCGTCGATGAACGCGAACAGCAAGGCCAGGCCCAGGATAATGCCCAGTACAGCGAGGATCGCCATCAACACGCTGCTACCGATGTAGCGATCGAGCTTAACCACGAGCCATCTCCTTCATGCTGCGACGACTCGCCATTTTCAAACGCAACGGTTCCCAGTACAGCAGCCCCAGGCCGATGACCAGGAAGACCCCGTGGACCCACCACAACCCCAAGCCCAGCGGGATCTTGCCCTTTTCCAGGGAGCCGCGGGCGGAAATCAGGATGGTCAGGTAAGCCATATAAAGCAGGATGGCCGGCAACAACTTGAGGAATCGGCCCTGGCGCGGGTTCACGCGTGCAAGTGGCACTGCCATCAAGGTCACGATAAACACCAGCAGCGGCAACGACAGGCGCCACTGCAACTCGGCCACGGCACGAGGCTCCGGGTTGCCCCACAGAGCGCTGGTGGGCATCGCGTCACGGTCGGTCACTTCGTTGCTGATTTCAGGCTTGGCCAACAGTACGCCGTAGGTGTCGTACTTGATGGCCCGGTAATCCGCCTGGCCGGGGCTGCCGTCATAGCGATAGCCGTTTTCCAGGATCAGGTAGCGGTTGCCGTCCGGACGGATCTCCTGGCGACCGCTGTCGGCCACCAGCACCGAGATACCACGGTCCTTCTGGTCCTGGCCCAAGCGCTTCTCGGAAATGAATACGCCACCCAGGCTGGCGCGATCTTCGGTCATCCGCTCGGTGTAGGTCACCCGCGAGCCGTCATTCAACGCCTGGAAACGCCCAGGAACCAAGGTATCGAACTCGGTCATCGCATCTTGTTTATTAAGCAGCAGCTGAAATTGCATGGAGCCTTGAGGCGCCAGGCTCAGGCTCAACCAGGCAACCACCAGGGCCACGCCGGTCGCCGGTACCAGGGTCATGGCCAGCAAGCGCTGTTGGCTCATGCCGGTGGCCGAAAGCACGGTCATTTCACTTTCGAGGTAGAGCCGACCATAGGCCAGCAAAATACCCAGAAACAGCCCCAGCGGCAGAATCAGCTGCAGGAAGCCGGGCATCCGAAAGCCCATGATCAAAAACAGGGAGCCAGGATCAAGGGCGCCGGAGGCGGC is a genomic window of Pseudomonas sp. ADAK18 containing:
- the lepA gene encoding translation elongation factor 4 — its product is MSDLSHIRNFSIIAHIDHGKSTLADRFIQMCGGLAEREMEAQVLDSMDLERERGITIKAHSVTLYYTARDGIKYQLNFIDTPGHVDFTYEVSRSLAACEGALLVVDAGQGVEAQSVANCYTAIEQGLEVMPVLNKIDLPQADPDRVKEEIEKIIGIDATDAVECSAKTGLGVDEVLERLVKTIPAPTGNYEDPLQALIIDSWFDNYLGVVSLVRVRHGRVKKGDKILVKSTGKIHLVDSVGVFNPKHTATVDLKAGEVGFIIAGIKDIHGAPVGDTLTLSSTPDVDVLPGFKRIQPQVYAGLFPVSSDDFEDFREALQKLTLNDSSLQYTPESSDALGFGFRCGFLGMLHMEIIQERLEREYDLDLITTAPTVIFELLLKTGETIYVDNPSKLPDLSSIEDMREPIVRANILVPQEHLGNVITLCIEKRGVQHDMLFLGTQVQVTYDLPMNEVVLDFFDRLKSTSRGYASLDYHFDRYQSANLVKLDVLINGDKVDALALIVHKDNAHYKGRQLTEKMKELIPRQMFDVAIQAAIGGQIIARTSVKALRKNVLAKCYGGDVSRKRKLLEKQKAGKKRMKQVGNVEIPQEAFLAVLRLDS
- the lptG gene encoding LPS export ABC transporter permease LptG, with translation MVKLDRYIGSSVLMAILAVLGIILGLALLFAFIDEVGNVTDSYTVTDVLSYVMLTAPRRLYEMLPMAALIGCLIGLGSLASNSELTIMRAAGVSIGRIVWAVMKPMLVLMVVGVLIGEYVVPPTESQAQANRALAQGSGDAQSAKHGLWHRQGDEFIHINAVQPGGLLLGVTRYHFDKERHMLSASFAKRAQYGDEKWLLSDVTTTFFRGIGTGPASTTEVVNTPQETWDIALSPDLLNTVVMVPETLSIAGLWSYIHYLSDQGLNNGRYWLAFWVKVLQPVVTAALVLMAISFIFGPLRSVTLGQRVFTGVLVGFTFRIAQDLLGPSSLVFGFSPLFAVLVPTLICAVAGFWLLRRAG
- the lptF gene encoding LPS export ABC transporter permease LptF → MIVFRYLSREVLVTLSAVSAVLLVIIMSGRFVKFLAQAASGALDPGSLFLIMGFRMPGFLQLILPLGLFLGILLAYGRLYLESEMTVLSATGMSQQRLLAMTLVPATGVALVVAWLSLSLAPQGSMQFQLLLNKQDAMTEFDTLVPGRFQALNDGSRVTYTERMTEDRASLGGVFISEKRLGQDQKDRGISVLVADSGRQEIRPDGNRYLILENGYRYDGSPGQADYRAIKYDTYGVLLAKPEISNEVTDRDAMPTSALWGNPEPRAVAELQWRLSLPLLVFIVTLMAVPLARVNPRQGRFLKLLPAILLYMAYLTILISARGSLEKGKIPLGLGLWWVHGVFLVIGLGLLYWEPLRLKMASRRSMKEMARG